The Anomaloglossus baeobatrachus isolate aAnoBae1 chromosome 5, aAnoBae1.hap1, whole genome shotgun sequence genome includes the window atgaggagattctctacctcttccataatattcggcgtcttataacacacccctatcagtattttattattcattctccccccccttatctccacccatagggactctacattctcagtaccctcacatatgttgtcacgcaggatgggttttaaggatgattttacatatagacacacacctccccctcgcttatttgtacggtcattcctgaataggctataaccctgtaaattaacagcccagtcatagctctcatccagccatgtctctgatatccccactatatcataattttcttccaacaatattaattctaattcctccaccttatttgtgaggcttcgggcattagtgtacatgcacgttacgtatgactctgtacctgtattcctgcttactgtattaactgtcctaacccttccccccgtaccacccccaatttcattacttgtgccctggtcactatctgcactacattcgccttctataaagtgaataccctcgtcccccattcctagtttaaacactcctccaaccttctagccattttctgccccagcagagctgcaccctccccattaagatgcagcccatccctagcatagaatctgtagccaactgaaaagtcggcccaattctccaggaacccaaaaccctctttcctacaccaattcctgagccacctgttaacctccctgatctccctttgcctctctggtgtggctcgtggcacaggtagtatttccgaaaataccacctttgaggtccatgctttaagcttacaacctaattccctgaaatcatctttaaggaccttccacctacctctaactttgtcatttgtgccaatgtgtacaatgaccgctgggtcctccccagcccctcccagtaatctgtcaacccgatcagcgatgtgctgaactcgagcgccaggaagacaacacactgttcggcgatccctgtctttgtgacagattgccctatctgtccccctaataattgagtcccccactactagTACCTGTCTtgtctgccctgcactcctattcccccccttactggagcagacactcctctggcattcagaggtcatgccttgctgcagcaatgctacccctgtaatgacatccccctcatctgccaagtttgcaaacctattggggtgtgtcagttcaggactagccttcctagcacttttacctttacccccctttctaactgtcacccagctacctacctcaccgtcctgccgctccctactacgatcctcccccacatctgacccaacaagctgctgctcagtgagcagcaaactcctttccatattgctaatgcatctcagagttgccagctgctcatttagatccagtatctgggcttccaaatgtgcaacttgcgcacatctcgaacaacagtatgcacccttgaacggcttttcaaggactgcatacatgagaaatGTAGACCATCCCACTACCACCacattctgaaatgctgtgttatttttatgccagatgtaatgggacatacaccttccaaaaatcTCGTCTGTCCACAAAGTATTCTTCCAAAAGTGTTGGGGATCAACAAGATGTTTTCTGACAAAACTGAGAAGAACCTTTATGTTCTTTTGCTCAGCAGTCGTTTTTGTCATGGAACTCTGCCATACAGGCCTTTTTTGCCCAGTCtatttcttatggtggagtcatgaactttGACCTTAACAAAGGCAAGTGAGGCCTACAGTTCTTTGGTGGTTGTTGTGGgatcttttgtgacctctttgaggAGTCGTCGCTGCGCTCTTGGGCTAATTTTGGTCTGCCAGAcactcctgggaaggttcatcACTGTTCTATGTTTttcgccatttgtggataatggttGTCACCGTGGTTCACTGGAGTCACAAACCTTTATAAATAGGTTTATAATCTTtcccagactgatagatctcaatttcTTTATTtcccatttgttcctgaatttcttgaatcatggcatgatgtctagcttttgaggatcttttggtctgctTCACTTTGTCAAGCAGGTctaatttaagtgatttcttgattgagaacaggtatggtggtaatcaggcctgggtgtggctgGAGAAATTGACCTCAGcttcccaaacatttgattaccctaCGTTAATTTAATTTATGTTTAAAAGGGGACAGGCAATCATTTTTTCACTTAGGGCACTGTAGGTTTGGATCTCTTTCTCCCTTAACAATATAAATCTTCATTATAAActtcattttgtgtttacttgtgttatctttgtttaatatttaaatttgtttggtatcTGAAACATTTTAGTGTAACAAATAtgaaaaagaataagaaatcaggaaggggcaaaAACGTTTTCATACCACTGTAGCTTTTACATGTCTTAGACATTGACATACagggtactcacctatagggggcCTAAGAGAGACAACTTTTATCCTTTAGTACTTTGTACCAAAAAGATCAAAATATCTTGACATGAGACCCTTACTAACACAATTATTGGAGTGGAGAGGACCCACATGAGATCCTTGTATTCTGTTATACATGTTTGTCCTGCTATAGTCTAAAAGTACTGGCTGACAGTTGTTATGTGGTGGTCTCAAAGGAAACCTATTTTGTTGAAATACCATGCACTTTACAAACCCCAAGTTAAAGAGCTAAAAACATTGAAAAATTGATAAATATTTTGTGGGTATAGGTTTAGTAGAGCTAGAAGATCTAGAACTACTGACAATTCTGGGCTTAGGAGTCCAGCGGATGGTCAgtcactgagtaggaccgcccactggactcctaaactgAGAATAagcaaatatttaaataaataagttacTAATTCCATTTCCACAAAACATATATCAGTCTGCTGATCTCCTACTGCTCTATAATGGATTCTCTTTAATGtttcttctctttctccttttttccAGTGCTTGAAGCCAGTTGCAGTAGAGTGTGTTATTTATATGGGAATTCCGTGACCCTCACCTGTGATGTGACGCACAAACTTGAGAACATCACAGTGCTAAATAAAACGGATAGTCGTTTGTTTGAATATAATTTGCTTACAATGGGAAGTCAGACCACAAAAGATGGAAAAATGACCATTGCATATGCAGATAATAAAGTGACGGTGACCACCTCCAAGGATCAGTTTTGTGGTGAATTTAAATATTGGCTGTTTCTGGACTCAGGTAACTCCAGTTTTCACAATGAACCCATCGACATCGTTTCTGGTaagaacttatttttttttttactatcaccTTAAGAGGAATTTGCTTGCCATGAATAAATGCTCTTTTAGCAGGACATATTAGAAAGTACTGATCCCCATAAAAAAAACCCCAGACTATTCCAATGAGCATTTAGTGCTTGTACGTAAGCGCCAGACAAGTGCAATGACAGTCCTCCCATACTATGAGACTGGGAGTATTGGGCTCTTCTCTAGACCTCAGACCATTATTATCTCCCTGGTTTTctagttaggccggggccacatggggactaatgtgaccctcgcatgacactcggctcaggctggtagcacagcaggagccgagtgtcactctgactgaggtccgatcatgcgatcgaacctcagctgcgggggacgggccggcactgaggagggacgggccagctctgaggagggaagggccggcactgaggaggggagggagggatttatctccctctctcctccgttgccggctattgccattctccccctgcactcgcgatacaccggtgtactgcgagtgcagtgcgatctttctctcgccccatagacttgagcgggtgtgagagaaagagtctcgcattacaatcgcagcatgctgcgattgttttttcaGTCCGATTGTggtcgagaaaataatcgctcatgggtgctggcacataggttaatattggtccgagtggaatgccatgttttatcgcattccacttggtccgattttcataccgtgtgtcttaggccttactctCGACTTTGAGTAAGGAAAACTCAAGGTCAACCGTAACCGGACAGTGACCTTCAACAGTAAccgttctctctctctctgatcTCACCGGTTCCCTCATGGCAGTAATTCTGAGATCTCACTCTTTGCGCAGTATTGGTCAGACTCTTAGGACCGTCAGGACAACAAACTCTTAATGGAAACCATGATGTGTcgctgcacacagacacacacactcatgaTGTAAGCACAACTTTATGGACGTCAGCCTGTTCTGTCCTACCGACATTGTGAGGCAGATTTCGTCACCACAATCCTCACCATTACCATCTGCTCGCTTTCATTGACACCTGATAGCCCCACATGCTATAATAACTGGGTATGGCAACTCTACTGAGAATAGCGGCCCACCAGACTATTGCACTCAAGACCCCCAAGGGTGAACAAAATGTTCTAGTAAATACAAAACATGGGACACTTTAAtggtaaccattgttttaatttgtaTTTTCTAAATCAATAGTAGACctgaaaataagtaactttataatatatcttatgacacaaatttgcttctttctctgccagagttgatcagtcattatcaaaattctcaattgtgAGGTAAAATctttattcagtgaagactttcccattgctGAGATAAGAGATGGCGGTTGGtgatgatgagattctatgatgacgggaagagctagtggcagagggaggagctagagggaggcgCTAGAGATAGAGGGAGGTGCTAGAAgccgagggaggggctagaggcacagatccacccattcctctctgttctatctacatagaatctcatcagcaccaactgccatctcctatgttagtaatgggaaagtcttcattgaattcagattttacctcagagttgagaattttgaaaatgactgatcaataccagcagagaaagaagcaaatttgtctgataagaaatattacaaagttgcttattttaatgtgtactgttgatttatgaaaaaaaaattaaaacaacaatTCCACTTTATATAAAAACAGACTTCTAGACAAAAGTCTCTGAGCATACAGTATAAAAAAGCCACAATCAACatataccaatatatatatatatatatatatatatacaatatatgtgttTCCAGGTTACTAACTGTAGGCGTACACCTAATAGATATgccaactctaaagcgggctttacacacagcaatctcgcaagcaatatcgctagtgagcgtacgcgccccgtcagttgtgcatcacgggcaaatcgctgcctgtggcgcacaacatcgctaacacccgtcacactatacttacctgcctagcgacttcgctgtggccggcgaaccgcctcctttctaagggggcagttcgttcggcgtcacagcgacgtcaatagaagcggaggggtggagatgagcgggacgaacatcccgcccacctccttccttcctcattgcgtgcggctgcagggacagtgatgttcctcgttcctgcggtgtcacacatagcgatgtgtgctgccgcaggaacgacgaacaacatcgtacctgcagcagcaacgataatcgggataggaacgtctggacaacgatcaacaatatggtgagtatttttgatcattaccggtcgttcctgcgtttcacacgcaacgacgtcgctaacgaggccggatgtgcgtcacgaagtccgtgaccccaacgacatctcattagcgatgtcgttgcgtgtaaaccccgcttcaggctgtgtgcacacattgcatttttgctgccttATTTTTAGGCTTTTTTGCTTGCAGATATGTCACAAGCaagtcctgatgccagcaaagtcaatgagaatcttgaAGTCTTGTTCAGACACTGAGAATTTttgccttgcagatttggtgcagaaaataatcggcAGCATTtccattctttctgcatttttggctgcgttttcaaTGAAGTGTTGGGGGTGTAAAGTCTAAACCCCCAACACCACTGGCACTACCCCAGTACAAATTACTTAAAATTTAATAGTTTTACTTTTACTTCCCAGGTTGTTCTCGAAACAGCAAAAACAAGGAGCTTGTATGTGAAGTAGAGACTATGCAAGAGAATGCAACAATAGTCTGCAAAGATAATGATGCACGTGTGTACCAGGAGATCAGAAAAGAAAAACTGTCTGAAAAGAATTTACAGATTCATCTGAATACTACTAAAGAGATGGAGAACAAGGATATATGCTGTGCTGTGTCATCCGATATAGATAGTGCAAAAGAAGAGAACAGCTTCAATCAATCTTTAGGTAATTACTGCTACCATTTGCTTGTTCTATGACATGATCCTAATGGGGCAACATAAGGTACTAAAGCCAAACAGACAATCCATGATTCCCCATGCAAAttgcctcttaaagggaatctgtcaggtgattttctagtacaatactaatgttatgtttaaatagggcttaaggagaccttttaaggtggtgtcacacatagcgacgcagcagcgatcacgaccagcgatctgaccttatcattatcgctgttgcgtcgttacatggtcgctggtgagctgtcaaacaggcagatctcaccagcgaccagtgatcagcccccagccagcagcaacgagtggaagcgtaactaaggtaaatatcgggtaaccaaggaaagcacttctcttgtcttggttacccgatatttaccttagttactagggtccgccgctctcacgctgccagtgccggctccctgttcacaACActactagccagagtacacatcgggttaattacccgatgtgtactccagctacgtatgtagggagcagggagccggcactgccagcgtgagagcggtggacgctagtaactaaggtaaatatcgggtaaccaaggaaagggcttcttggttacccgatgtttaccgtggttacagcttaccgcagctgccagacgccggctccctgctccctgctcgcttcagttcgtcgctctcgctgtcacacacagcgatgtgtgctacacagcgggagagcaacatccaaaaaatgaagcaggacattcagcaacgaccggcgacctcacagcaggggccaggtcgttgccggATGTCACatacagtgacagcgacgggacgtcgctgctacgtcacagaaaatggtgacttagcagcgatgtcgttgtcgtcgtcgctatgtgtgacaccacctttaggattGGCAAATGTTTTTGGTCTTCCTTATCCTGTAATCATGTTGTAAGCTCCCTAGAATTAAGTGTGAGGTAACTAGTTAAACATatctaaatacaaactgcatatgcactgctccccactcccacctctggcattaatgatagtaaatctgaactgagaTTGCACTGCTAACTCCACCCAGACTCCCATAGAGGTGGgtggaaacagtgaatatgcaaattgtattttcATACACTTAACTAGGGTGCAGGAGACATAAAATTCTAAGGAGATTCTAGAAAGATAACATTAGGTAGAACAATAAAAGTTAAGGatcctaagggtaagttcacacagtgcgtttttcgcggcgtttttgcacgtttttcgggtgcgtttttggcctcaaaactgcatgaatttgcttccccagcaaagtctgagttttcatttttgctgtccacacacaacttttttttttaagctgcgtttttgagcttaaaaaaaaattggacatgtcaattctttcctgcgtttttctgcgttttccccccatgcaatgcattggaaaaatgcagcaaacgcagccaaaaacgcaccaaatcgcggtaaaaacgcatgcgtttttttcatgcgtttttaaagacgcgggtgcgtttttgtgcgtttttagcggccaaaaatgcacaaaaacgcaacgtcaaaaaaacgcagcgtgtgcacatagcctaaaaggtctccttaagccctatttaaagataacattagcatTGTACTACAAAATgaactgacagagtccctttaatgagGAAGAGGACTATTGGagttagcaatcctaaaagtcaatgtcAACTTTTTAATGAGTCTTGCCATTGAGTTTCCCAGAGGAAGCATTAAATGACTGATAAGCCTCCTCACACAGGCATGCttaggcatgtcactctccacaagtagAAACCTTACCACTTAGACCATAGTCTTAGCTTCTCAACTAGCCAGATCTTTTCCTTTGCAGTGATGATTGGCCACACCCTTACTCACCATTTCTGCAAACTGAGATTCTGGTTTGACTTTTATCCTGTTATATGgcaagtgttacggttgctgtggcactggagactatgttcggatttcttcctactgcacatgtgcgagcactggagactatgttcggatttcttgctactgcacatgtgcaagcgctggagactaagtcctatcttggagccattgcacatgtgcgggtgacatcatcgctgacacgaggtcacatgtctctgacaccttctaagctgattggccgctggtcatgtgcttgtgacacgtggtcacatgtctctgacaccttctatgccaattggtcgctggtcatgtgcttgtgacgctttgctcggtgataggccagcatgacgtcattgctgtcgttctagcagcggattggctctggtgtcctccatcttggatgaggcacagagtctatataagaccctgacgcatgccgcc containing:
- the LOC142310357 gene encoding uncharacterized protein LOC142310357 isoform X2, with translation MFWGQTRSLLLQLLIIHGVWCADLLEASCSRVCYLYGNSVTLTCDVTHKLENITVLNKTDSRLFEYNLLTMGSQTTKDGKMTIAYADNKVTVTTSKDQFCGEFKYWLFLDSGNSSFHNEPIDIVSGCSRNSKNKELVCEVETMQENATIVCKDNDARVYQEIRKEKLSEKNLQIHLNTTKEMENKDICCAVSSDIDSAKEENSFNQSLETNSLSDTKTAPFLKIGILAAVALVATVFGYLILRRKRIILIDDPEAENTPKPLLLPL
- the LOC142310357 gene encoding uncharacterized protein LOC142310357 isoform X1, which codes for MFWGQTRSLLLQLLIIHGVWCADLLEASCSRVCYLYGNSVTLTCDVTHKLENITVLNKTDSRLFEYNLLTMGSQTTKDGKMTIAYADNKVTVTTSKDQFCGEFKYWLFLDSGNSSFHNEPIDIVSGCSRNSKNKELVCEVETMQENATIVCKDNDARVYQEIRKEKLSEKNLQIHLNTTKEMENKDICCAVSSDIDSAKEENSFNQSLETNSLSDTKTAPFLKIGILAAVALVATVFGYLILRRKRIILIARRFSQEPLMGQDDPEAENTPKPLLLPL